The following is a genomic window from Leptospira bouyouniensis.
AAATTTACAATCATCCAACCAAAGGCCATCACTGTTGGTGGTTCCAACCCATTAAAGGAAAAACAATGAAGGTTTTCTTTTTTGGATTCTTATTTATCCTTTTTTTCGTAAATGTTTTTGCTTCTCCAATTCCAATCTTATATGGTTCTGAGGATTTTTTTAAAAAAGATGATCCATCATTTCCAATAGAAGATAAAAAAGGAAAAAAAGACAAAATCCCAATCATTTGGGGTGGAAGTAGTCTGACACAAGAAGAACGAATCGTGAATGGTTTTCCGATGAAAATTTTCATCTTAGGTGGTGGAGCCTATATTATGCATAAGTCCATCAAACTCAGTGCTAGAGAAATTGAGATCATTGGAGAAGAAGCTCTTCTTGGAAATCTAAAAGGCCAGGTGGTGGTAGAAGATTTTCAGAACGGCGTCACTCTTACTGCAACAAAAGGGATTTATGATAAGATGGCAGGAACAGTAAGTTTAGAAAACAAACCTGTTCTCACACAAAAAAAAGAAGCCAAAATTGTACGCATCAAATGCCAATCTATCGTTCGGAATTTAGAAGAGGCGAAAACAACCTTAGCAGGGAAGGTTGTTGTAACATCTGAAGAATTCCAAGTGTTTGGAGAAGATGCTGTGTTCACTGAAAAAGATGATCGCATTGATTTAAAAGGGGAACCATTTTTATTCTCAGAAAATCGATTTCTCATAGGGCAAACTCTCTCTTATTTTGTAAAGGAAGGCAGTATCCAGTTAGATGGTGATGCAACGATTTACCAAGTGAGTTACGAAAATAAAAAAGACAAAGAAAAGGACACGGTGACTAAAGAACGTGTTTTGACATTATTTTCCGGTAAAACGTTAACTCATTTGAACAAAGGAAAAGAAACTGTCACGTCTATGAATGGTGATGCGTATATGTATCGCAAAAATTCGGAATTTAAGGCAGAACTTTTAGAAAGCCGAAAAGGGAATAAAGAAATTAAAGCTACCGGAAATGTTAGTTATTTGGATAAAGAAAATGGTTACCGAATGGAAGGTGGACTTCTTTTTTATGACAAAGAAAGGGGTTACTCTTATTTAACAGA
Proteins encoded in this region:
- a CDS encoding LptA/OstA family protein, with product MKVFFFGFLFILFFVNVFASPIPILYGSEDFFKKDDPSFPIEDKKGKKDKIPIIWGGSSLTQEERIVNGFPMKIFILGGGAYIMHKSIKLSAREIEIIGEEALLGNLKGQVVVEDFQNGVTLTATKGIYDKMAGTVSLENKPVLTQKKEAKIVRIKCQSIVRNLEEAKTTLAGKVVVTSEEFQVFGEDAVFTEKDDRIDLKGEPFLFSENRFLIGQTLSYFVKEGSIQLDGDATIYQVSYENKKDKEKDTVTKERVLTLFSGKTLTHLNKGKETVTSMNGDAYMYRKNSEFKAELLESRKGNKEIKATGNVSYLDKENGYRMEGGLLFYDKERGYSYLTENPKIIFLNKKDLTERGQLTSVFIERFDERNETVARGDVQVETQSTKATGEFATYYEKKDELVLEGNPTLVRNTTKVSAGKIILYPKSDKALLTDGLKVIPNGEKK